From Pseudomonas putida, one genomic window encodes:
- a CDS encoding ParA family protein, which produces MRVWAVANQKGGVGKTTTTIALAGLLAEAGKRVVVVDLDPHGSMTSYFGHNPDALEHSCYDLFLHKGQVPDGLPGQLLLPTSDQRISLLPSSTALAVLERQSPGQSGLGLVIAKSLAQLWQDFDFALIDSPPLLGVLMVNALAASQQLVIPVQTEFLAVKGLERMIGTLAMINRSRKQALPYQIVPTLFDRRTQASLGTLKVLRDTYEHQVWQGYIPVDTRLRDASRNGVTPSQFDGKSRGVIAYRALLKHLLTYKAAVQVAS; this is translated from the coding sequence ATGAGAGTCTGGGCAGTAGCCAATCAGAAAGGCGGGGTCGGCAAGACCACCACCACTATCGCCCTGGCCGGTTTGCTGGCCGAGGCGGGCAAGCGCGTGGTCGTCGTCGACCTTGACCCGCATGGTTCGATGACCAGCTATTTCGGGCACAACCCCGATGCGCTGGAGCACAGCTGTTACGACCTGTTCCTGCACAAGGGCCAGGTGCCGGATGGCTTGCCCGGGCAGCTGCTGCTGCCGACCAGCGACCAGCGTATCTCGCTGCTGCCTTCGAGTACCGCATTGGCGGTGCTGGAGCGGCAGTCTCCGGGGCAGAGTGGGCTGGGGCTGGTGATCGCCAAGAGTCTGGCGCAACTGTGGCAGGATTTCGACTTCGCCCTGATCGACAGCCCCCCGCTGCTCGGGGTGCTGATGGTCAACGCACTGGCCGCCAGCCAGCAGCTGGTGATCCCGGTGCAGACCGAGTTTCTCGCGGTCAAGGGCCTGGAGCGCATGATCGGTACGCTGGCCATGATCAACCGTTCGCGCAAGCAGGCCTTGCCCTACCAGATCGTGCCGACCCTGTTCGACCGCCGGACTCAGGCTTCGCTGGGTACGCTGAAAGTATTGCGTGATACCTATGAACATCAGGTGTGGCAGGGCTACATTCCGGTCGATACGCGCCTGCGCGATGCCAGCCGCAACGGCGTCACGCCGTCACAGTTCGATGGCAAGAGCCGCGGCGTGATCGCTTACCGGGCGCTGCTCAAGCACCTGCTCACCTACAAGGCTGCAGTACAGGTGGCGTCATGA
- the motD gene encoding flagellar motor protein MotD: MRRRRHTEEHENHERWLVSYADFITLLFAFFVVMYSISSINEGKYKVISQALLGVFNDPERSMKPIPIGDEQPLSVRPAEPLIKDSEQTDAGLAQTSVDPLKAISEDVRDAFGDLISSDQMTIRANELWVEIELNSSLLFGSGDAMPSDQAFDIIEKVAHILKPFANPVHVEGFTDNLPIRTAQYPTNWELSSARAASIVRLLAMEGVNPARMASVGYGEYQPVASNDTAEGRARNRRVVLVISRNLEVRRSLTGSGSANTTPDAALRRAGTQSAPATPAATAGQ, encoded by the coding sequence ATGCGTCGCCGTCGCCATACTGAAGAACATGAAAACCACGAGCGATGGCTGGTGTCGTACGCCGACTTCATTACCTTGCTGTTCGCCTTTTTCGTGGTCATGTACTCGATTTCCTCGATCAACGAGGGTAAGTACAAGGTCATTTCGCAAGCGCTGCTCGGGGTGTTCAACGACCCTGAGCGGAGCATGAAGCCAATCCCTATCGGCGATGAGCAACCGCTCAGCGTCAGGCCGGCCGAGCCGTTGATCAAGGACAGTGAGCAGACCGACGCAGGCCTTGCGCAGACCAGCGTCGACCCGCTCAAAGCCATCAGTGAAGACGTGCGCGATGCCTTCGGTGACCTGATCAGCTCCGACCAGATGACCATTCGCGCCAACGAGCTGTGGGTGGAGATCGAGCTGAATTCCTCGCTGCTGTTCGGCAGTGGCGATGCCATGCCCAGCGACCAGGCGTTCGACATCATCGAGAAGGTGGCGCACATCCTCAAACCGTTCGCCAACCCGGTGCACGTCGAGGGCTTTACCGACAACCTGCCGATCCGTACCGCGCAATACCCGACCAACTGGGAGCTGTCTTCGGCGCGGGCGGCAAGCATTGTCCGCCTGCTGGCGATGGAAGGCGTCAACCCGGCGCGCATGGCCTCGGTGGGCTATGGCGAATATCAGCCTGTGGCCAGCAATGACACTGCAGAGGGCCGGGCGCGAAACCGCCGGGTGGTGCTGGTGATCTCGCGCAACCTTGAAGTGCGCCGCAGCCTGACGGGCTCCGGCAGTGCCAATACCACCCCGGACGCCGCCCTGCGCCGCGCTGGCACACAAAGTGCACCGGCAACCCCAGCAGCGACGGCGGGGCAGTGA
- a CDS encoding flagellar motor protein — MDVLSLIGLILAFVAIVGGNFLEGGHVGALLNGPAALIVLGGTLAAALLQSPLSSFKRALQILRWIIFPPRVDLAGGIDKVVNWSLTARKEGLLGLEGVADGEPDPYARKGLQLLVDGAEPEAIRSILEVDFLTQEGRDIQAAKVFESMGGYAPTIGIIGAVMGLIHVMGNLADPSQLGNGIAVAFVATIYGVASANLILLPVASKLKAIVMRQSRYREMLLEGLLSIAEGENPRSIELKLQGFME, encoded by the coding sequence ATGGATGTCCTTAGCCTGATCGGACTGATCCTGGCCTTCGTCGCCATCGTCGGTGGCAACTTCCTCGAAGGTGGCCATGTCGGCGCGCTGCTCAATGGCCCGGCAGCCCTGATCGTACTGGGCGGTACCCTGGCGGCGGCGCTTTTGCAGTCACCGTTGTCATCGTTCAAGCGTGCCTTACAGATCTTGCGCTGGATCATCTTCCCGCCGCGGGTCGATCTGGCTGGCGGCATCGACAAGGTGGTGAACTGGAGCCTGACCGCACGCAAGGAAGGCCTGCTTGGCCTGGAAGGTGTGGCCGATGGCGAGCCCGACCCGTATGCCCGCAAAGGCTTGCAGTTGCTGGTCGACGGCGCCGAGCCCGAGGCCATTCGCAGTATCCTCGAAGTCGATTTCCTGACCCAGGAAGGCCGCGACATCCAGGCTGCCAAGGTGTTTGAAAGCATGGGCGGCTACGCGCCGACCATCGGCATCATCGGTGCGGTGATGGGCCTGATCCACGTGATGGGCAACCTGGCCGACCCGTCTCAGCTGGGCAACGGCATCGCCGTGGCGTTCGTTGCCACCATTTATGGCGTGGCCAGTGCCAACCTGATTCTGTTGCCGGTCGCGAGCAAGCTCAAGGCCATCGTCATGCGCCAGTCGCGCTACCGCGAAATGCTGCTAGAAGGCCTGTTGTCGATTGCCGAGGGTGAGAACCCGCGTTCGATCGAACTGAAGCTGCAAGGCTTCATGGAGTAA